The following are encoded together in the Phoenix dactylifera cultivar Barhee BC4 unplaced genomic scaffold, palm_55x_up_171113_PBpolish2nd_filt_p 001330F, whole genome shotgun sequence genome:
- the LOC120108437 gene encoding low-temperature-induced 65 kDa protein-like — MDYEEVARRQEQTYQPDPSGTRLIPVEVGEEHHHDKKPVLKKVKDKVKKIKDTLNIKKHGHGDEHDRDDDHDTSDEEKEEGYEENVQDPEVIHGAPILYDTPAAQEFIGGEESKEAPQEANLGSINPTFQEDPAVPKTETLGASDHDRATQPPPTRGGEEIETSPVIQSFEAMNISDQPHVQKEEEVKESTPPTGTHDQFSPAAAPTPEEDKLQGTEEPKGPSYTEKLSTTAAAAKSAAVSAAAESAEYGKKIASTVYEKVAEAGTAVKGKVQQKPSGTTGTEGGDPTAAQDKGMGVSVREYLAEKLRPGEEDKALSEVISGVFHKREEEAEGGPEVTGSG, encoded by the exons ATGGATTATGAGGAAGTAGCCCGTCGTCAGGAGCAAACTTACCAACCAGACCCATCCGGAACTCGTCTCATTCCCG TTGAAGTAGGAGAGGAGCACCACCACGACAAGAAGCCAGTGTTGAAGAAGGTGAAGGACAAGGTGAAGAAGATTAAGGACACTTTAAACATAAAGAAGCATGGCCATGGTGATGAGCATGACCGCGACGACGATCATGACACCAGtgatgaagaaaaagaagaaggttaCGAAGAGAATGTACAGGATCCTGAGGTCATCCATGGCGCTCCCA TACTGTATGACACTCCGGCGGCTCAAGAGTTTATTGGTGGCGAAGAGAGCAAAGAGGCACCACAGGAGGCCAATTTGGGAAGCATAAACCCAACGTTTCAAGAGGACCCTGCTGTTCCAAAGACTGAAACACTCGGCGCGAGCGACCACGACCGTGCAACCCAACCCCCACCAACCAGAG GTGGCGAGGAGATAGAGACGTCGCCGGTAATCCAGTCCTTCGAAGCCATGAACATCTCCGACCAGCCCCACGtccagaaagaagaagaggttaAAGAATCCACTCCTCCGACCGGGACCCACGACCAGTTCTCTCCGGCGGCGGCGCCCACCCCAGAAGAAGACAAGCTCCAAGGCACCGAAGAACCCAAGGGGCCGAGCTACACCGAGAAGCTCTCCACCACCGCAGCCGCGGCCAAGTCCGCCGCCGTGTCCGCGGCGGCGGAGTCCGCCGAGTACGGCAAGAAGATCGCGTCGACCGTCTACGAGAAGGTGGCGGAGGCCGGGACGGCTGTGAAGGGAAAGGTGCAGCAGAAGCCAAGCGGGACCACGGGGACGGAGGGCGGGGATCCGACGGCGGCGCAGGACAAAGGCATGGGGGTGTCGGTGAGGGAGTACCTGGCGGAGAAGCTGAGGCCGGGGGAGGAGGACAAGGCGCTGAGCGAGGTGATATCGGGGGTGTTTCacaagagggaggaggaggcggagggggGACCGGAGGTGACAGGATCCGGC